One genomic segment of Thermoanaerobaculia bacterium includes these proteins:
- a CDS encoding 50S ribosomal protein L23 yields MNLHQVIRRPLITEQSTRLKDAARTVCFEIDPGANKIEVKAAVEMLFNVKVDSVRVANRVGKWKRMGKFAGQRRDWKKAYVRLAAGEKPIEFFEGV; encoded by the coding sequence ATGAACCTGCATCAGGTCATTCGCCGCCCGCTCATCACCGAGCAGTCGACCCGCCTGAAGGACGCCGCCCGCACGGTGTGCTTCGAGATCGATCCCGGCGCGAACAAGATCGAAGTGAAGGCCGCCGTCGAGATGCTCTTCAACGTGAAGGTCGATTCCGTCCGCGTCGCCAACCGGGTGGGGAAGTGGAAGCGGATGGGGAAGTTCGCCGGCCAGCGCCGCGACTGGAAGAAGGCGTACGTGCGCCTCGCGGCGGGGGAAAAGCCCATTGAATTCTTCGAAGGCGTGTAG